A portion of the Myxococcus stipitatus genome contains these proteins:
- a CDS encoding LysR family transcriptional regulator: MRHLRLVAAVVDTGSMTAAARVLHLSQPALSHQLRDVEERLGTALFQRQGRRMVLTGSGQRVLEAARKVVAEVEATEADVARLTHEAQGRLRLATECYTAYHWLPAVLRRFSTRHPRVEVRIAVEATRRPVEALLAGTLDLGIVSAPTRHRRLAHAPLFEDELVAVMAPEHPLASRAVLQASDFAREHVLLYSIPLTESTLFQDVLTPAGITPARVSHVELTEALIELTKAGLGIAVLARWAVAPELARGTLVAVRVTRKGLRRHWHAVWPRAPRPASHLTAFVELLAKAGPPGR; encoded by the coding sequence GTGAGACACCTCCGATTGGTGGCGGCCGTGGTGGACACCGGCTCGATGACGGCGGCGGCGCGGGTGCTCCACCTGTCCCAGCCCGCGCTCAGCCACCAGCTCCGCGACGTGGAGGAGCGCCTGGGCACGGCGCTGTTCCAGCGCCAGGGCCGACGCATGGTCCTCACCGGCTCCGGCCAGCGCGTCCTCGAGGCCGCGCGCAAGGTGGTGGCCGAGGTGGAGGCCACCGAGGCGGACGTGGCCCGGCTCACCCATGAAGCCCAGGGCCGGCTCCGGCTCGCCACGGAGTGCTACACGGCCTACCACTGGCTGCCCGCCGTCCTGCGCCGCTTCTCCACGCGACATCCCCGGGTGGAGGTGCGCATCGCCGTGGAGGCCACGCGCCGCCCGGTGGAGGCGCTGCTCGCGGGCACACTGGACCTGGGCATCGTCAGCGCCCCGACGCGGCACCGGCGCCTCGCGCACGCGCCCCTCTTCGAGGACGAGCTGGTCGCCGTCATGGCGCCCGAACACCCCCTGGCGAGCCGCGCCGTCCTGCAAGCCTCCGACTTCGCGCGCGAGCACGTGCTGCTCTACAGCATCCCCCTCACCGAGAGCACCCTGTTCCAGGACGTGCTCACGCCCGCTGGCATCACCCCCGCGCGCGTGTCCCACGTGGAGCTGACCGAGGCCCTCATCGAGCTGACCAAAGCGGGCCTCGGCATCGCCGTGCTGGCGCGGTGGGCCGTGGCGCCGGAGCTCGCGCGCGGAACGCTCGTCGCCGTGCGTGTGACGCGCAAGGGGCTGCGCAGGCACTGGCACGCCGTCTGGCCGCGCGCCCCGCGCCCCGCGTCCCACCTCACCGCGTTCGTCGAGCTGCTCGCGAAGGCGGGACCTCCAGGGCGCTGA
- a CDS encoding MBL fold metallo-hydrolase, whose protein sequence is MGLKTLRWAPDVWVVRGEAYDSNATLFLREGEVLMVDALGSRADAEALRAWIAGELRARVRRVVCTHGFSDHLAGLRVFPEAEAWAHARFEETFRQERFRSDEEAGFFRAPNRCLDAVEFLEWGRYMLELFPNPGHTPGTLNVDVPALDVLFSADIAVGNMAYVAYGEPADLDASLARAQARGRTWVIQGHGGVVSASTLASARHYLRALEAAVREARGVPERVRAIALGGCLPEGVEGSDFEAFFHGRNLEEVLSRRLWSEG, encoded by the coding sequence ATGGGCTTGAAGACGCTGCGGTGGGCCCCGGACGTGTGGGTGGTCCGGGGAGAGGCGTATGACTCCAACGCCACGCTGTTCCTGCGGGAGGGGGAGGTATTGATGGTGGATGCGCTCGGGAGCCGGGCGGACGCGGAGGCGCTCCGCGCGTGGATCGCGGGCGAGTTGAGGGCCCGGGTGCGGCGGGTGGTCTGCACGCATGGCTTCAGCGACCACCTGGCGGGGCTCCGGGTGTTCCCGGAGGCGGAGGCATGGGCTCACGCGCGCTTCGAGGAGACGTTCCGTCAGGAGCGCTTCCGCTCGGACGAGGAGGCGGGTTTCTTCCGCGCGCCGAACCGGTGCTTGGACGCGGTCGAGTTCCTGGAGTGGGGAAGGTACATGCTGGAGCTGTTCCCGAACCCCGGGCACACGCCGGGCACGCTGAACGTCGACGTCCCCGCCTTGGATGTGCTGTTCAGCGCGGACATCGCCGTGGGGAACATGGCCTACGTGGCGTATGGCGAGCCGGCGGACCTCGACGCCTCGCTGGCCCGGGCCCAGGCGAGAGGGCGCACGTGGGTCATCCAGGGGCACGGCGGGGTGGTCTCCGCGAGCACGTTGGCCTCCGCGAGGCACTACTTGCGGGCGCTGGAGGCGGCGGTGCGCGAGGCCCGTGGCGTGCCGGAGCGGGTCCGCGCGATTGCGCTCGGAGGTTGTCTACCGGAGGGCGTGGAGGGCAGTGACTTCGAGGCGTTCTTCCACGGACGCAACCTGGAGGAGGTGCTCTCGCGGCGGCTGTGGTCGGAAGGGTGA
- a CDS encoding glycoside hydrolase family 15 protein — protein MKRSLPVSSRTPWRVAAFSLSALLCALATEARAEVAVQRTFLKLPSSNGHGAVMLDLEQKKVTHFREHLFATEEPIIDAAGNDVFVRGQPQVVHARDVLFDAFFGLRSGGTQRWLSTQDADLEASGYAAWAPGKTAGTGLATLVQKVGPLEVTTYVFAPQSVPHASFVMALRVRNTGTAASTGVSVFSLHNFHLGFGRPGVMSDIDENGETVELNGNDFAEKGYAGAVVARPLGAVARKAAWVSTATGSGNAYTVVNNGGGQDLQDFTAAPSAANGWATAYQFNLGDIAAGAEKWAGVAFVHTGNPDGVAEARQWLVDYAGTSDAKTLVDAEVARWAAFQTDTVKVPAGVAEREEQLVRQSAVVLHMAQVRESETFLRDSLSRDGEARRTRFKAPDGSPATLPGRVRHAGKGAVLASLPPGQWTYAWIRDGAYAAAAMATLGMRADARDALSYYLNADSGRFQSWRELQPYSMPPYIITLTRYHGFGVEETDFNEAGPNLEFDGFGLFLWSLRHYERTTGDVSLVDQTWPTVSTKVGDALVALIDPETGLIRPDSSIWETHWNGRQRSWAYTSLTAARGLCDAAALAGRVGDTARATRYREAGESIRKAMAEKLTDGNYVLASNLEELKAGRGYWDAAVFDAFAFGLFDPNGKIAKATVRGLDLRLSSPAGAGWSRNDDRYDHAGFADMSPWGSEYDSAEWVIVSLRGAMVKRMSGDAARADRVLEWVTNQSTKNYLAVAETYDELKGTHKFNIPMVGFGAGAYALALAHRADGTEDPACGAYFDESTLTKTPDAGPGTPDAGGEEPDAGPWTPPDSGLHPDVEVSGGGCSAAGTGVVWWVLALSGLLAVVARRRRA, from the coding sequence ATGAAGCGTTCCCTCCCCGTTTCCAGCCGGACGCCCTGGCGCGTCGCGGCCTTCTCGCTCTCCGCCCTGTTGTGTGCCCTGGCGACGGAGGCCCGCGCCGAGGTCGCCGTGCAGCGGACCTTCCTCAAGCTGCCGTCGTCCAACGGCCACGGCGCGGTGATGCTGGACCTGGAGCAGAAGAAGGTGACGCACTTCCGCGAGCACCTCTTCGCCACCGAGGAGCCCATCATCGACGCCGCGGGCAATGACGTCTTCGTACGCGGGCAGCCGCAGGTGGTGCACGCGCGCGACGTGCTCTTCGATGCGTTCTTCGGGCTGCGCTCCGGTGGGACGCAGCGCTGGCTCAGCACGCAGGACGCGGACCTGGAGGCGAGCGGCTACGCGGCGTGGGCGCCCGGGAAGACGGCGGGCACGGGCCTGGCCACGCTGGTGCAGAAGGTGGGCCCGCTCGAGGTGACGACGTATGTCTTCGCGCCGCAGTCGGTGCCGCACGCGTCCTTCGTGATGGCGCTGCGCGTGCGCAACACGGGAACGGCGGCGTCCACGGGGGTGAGCGTCTTCTCGCTGCACAACTTCCACCTGGGCTTCGGTCGGCCGGGCGTCATGTCGGACATCGACGAGAACGGCGAGACGGTGGAGTTGAACGGCAACGACTTCGCGGAGAAGGGTTACGCGGGCGCGGTGGTGGCGCGGCCCCTGGGCGCGGTGGCGCGCAAGGCGGCGTGGGTGTCGACCGCGACGGGCTCCGGCAATGCGTACACGGTGGTGAACAACGGCGGAGGGCAGGACCTCCAGGACTTCACGGCGGCGCCGTCCGCGGCCAACGGCTGGGCGACGGCGTACCAGTTCAACCTGGGCGACATCGCCGCGGGCGCGGAGAAGTGGGCCGGCGTGGCCTTCGTGCATACGGGCAACCCGGATGGCGTGGCCGAGGCGCGGCAGTGGCTGGTGGACTACGCGGGCACGTCCGACGCGAAGACGCTGGTGGACGCGGAGGTGGCGCGGTGGGCGGCCTTCCAGACGGACACGGTGAAGGTGCCCGCGGGCGTGGCGGAGCGGGAGGAGCAGCTGGTGCGCCAGTCGGCGGTGGTGCTGCACATGGCCCAGGTGCGCGAGAGCGAGACCTTCCTGCGCGACTCGCTCAGCCGTGACGGCGAGGCGCGCCGCACGCGCTTCAAGGCGCCCGACGGTTCACCGGCCACGCTGCCGGGCCGGGTGCGCCACGCGGGCAAGGGCGCGGTGCTGGCGAGCCTTCCCCCCGGACAGTGGACGTACGCGTGGATTCGGGATGGCGCGTACGCGGCGGCGGCCATGGCGACGCTGGGGATGCGCGCGGACGCTCGGGACGCGTTGAGCTACTACCTGAACGCGGACAGCGGCCGGTTCCAGAGCTGGCGCGAGCTCCAGCCGTATTCGATGCCGCCGTACATCATCACGCTGACGCGCTATCACGGCTTCGGCGTCGAGGAGACGGACTTCAACGAGGCCGGGCCGAACCTGGAGTTCGACGGCTTCGGCCTGTTCCTCTGGTCGCTGCGGCACTACGAGCGCACGACGGGGGACGTGTCGCTGGTGGACCAGACGTGGCCGACGGTGTCCACGAAGGTGGGCGACGCGCTGGTGGCGCTCATCGACCCGGAGACGGGGCTCATCCGTCCGGACTCCTCCATCTGGGAGACGCACTGGAACGGGCGTCAGCGCTCGTGGGCGTACACCAGCCTCACGGCGGCGCGCGGCCTGTGTGACGCGGCGGCGCTGGCCGGGCGCGTGGGCGACACCGCGCGCGCCACGCGCTACCGCGAGGCGGGCGAGTCCATCCGCAAGGCGATGGCGGAGAAGCTGACGGATGGCAACTACGTGCTGGCGTCGAACCTGGAGGAGCTGAAGGCGGGGCGGGGGTACTGGGACGCGGCGGTGTTCGACGCGTTCGCCTTCGGCTTGTTCGACCCGAACGGGAAGATCGCCAAGGCCACGGTGCGTGGGCTCGACCTGCGCCTGTCGTCTCCGGCGGGGGCGGGCTGGTCGCGCAACGATGACCGGTACGACCACGCGGGCTTCGCGGACATGAGCCCGTGGGGCAGCGAGTACGACAGCGCGGAGTGGGTCATCGTGAGCCTGCGCGGCGCGATGGTGAAGCGCATGTCGGGGGACGCGGCGCGGGCGGACCGGGTGTTGGAGTGGGTGACGAACCAGTCCACGAAGAACTACCTCGCGGTGGCGGAGACGTATGACGAGCTGAAGGGCACGCACAAGTTCAACATCCCCATGGTGGGCTTCGGCGCGGGGGCGTACGCGCTCGCGCTGGCGCACCGCGCGGACGGCACCGAGGACCCGGCGTGCGGCGCGTACTTCGACGAGAGCACGCTGACGAAGACGCCGGACGCGGGGCCGGGGACGCCGGACGCGGGGGGCGAGGAGCCGGACGCCGGGCCGTGGACGCCGCCGGACTCCGGACTCCATCCGGACGTCGAGGTCAGCGGCGGCGGATGCAGCGCGGCGGGCACGGGCGTGGTGTGGTGGGTGCTCGCGCTCTCCGGCTTGCTGGCCGTGGTGGCCCGTCGTCGTCGGGCCTGA